A genomic stretch from Mycobacterium cookii includes:
- a CDS encoding TIGR03619 family F420-dependent LLM class oxidoreductase, translating to MQFWSGTPFMATTDALAIARMLDEAGYDGVICADHLIYPRNLTSPYPSPAGVPPWHPETAWPDSWIMIGAMSSITRQLRFSNAIYVAPSRPLVAVAKQVATASVISGGRVSLGVGAGWMREEFEVLGQDFRTRGQRLDEMIPALRALWQGGWVSWSGRYYDVPELMLEPHPPAPVPILCGGESEVALRRAARLCDGWVGAAYAWDDAVRYVDKLTALRREYGRDGEPFEIMLALLEIPSADLYRRAEDLGITAVMCAPWMAENVEPSDQQGCRAAIERFAETVIAQCR from the coding sequence ATGCAATTCTGGTCTGGCACACCGTTTATGGCGACGACCGATGCGTTGGCGATTGCCCGGATGCTCGACGAGGCCGGATACGACGGCGTCATCTGCGCGGATCACCTCATTTATCCGCGCAACCTGACGTCGCCGTATCCGTCGCCGGCCGGAGTCCCGCCATGGCATCCGGAGACAGCCTGGCCGGATTCGTGGATCATGATCGGCGCGATGTCGTCGATCACCCGGCAGCTGCGGTTCTCCAACGCCATCTATGTCGCCCCGTCCCGTCCGCTGGTGGCTGTCGCGAAACAGGTGGCGACCGCGTCGGTCATCTCCGGCGGCCGGGTCTCGCTCGGTGTCGGCGCCGGCTGGATGCGCGAGGAATTCGAGGTGCTTGGGCAGGATTTCAGGACTCGCGGACAGCGGCTCGACGAAATGATCCCGGCGTTGCGCGCGCTGTGGCAGGGCGGCTGGGTGTCCTGGAGCGGTCGCTACTACGACGTGCCCGAGCTGATGCTCGAGCCTCATCCGCCCGCGCCGGTGCCGATCCTGTGCGGCGGCGAATCGGAGGTGGCGTTGCGCCGCGCCGCGCGCCTGTGCGACGGGTGGGTCGGCGCCGCCTACGCCTGGGACGACGCGGTCCGGTACGTCGACAAGCTGACCGCGTTGCGACGCGAATACGGCCGGGACGGCGAGCCGTTCGAGATCATGCTGGCGCTGCTCGAAATCCCGTCGGCCGACCTCTACCGACGCGCCGAAGACCTCGGCATCACCGCGGTGATGTGCGCGCCGTGGATGGCCGAGAACGTCGAGCCGAGCGACCAACAGGGCTGCCGCGCCGCCATCGAACGGTTCGCCGAAACCGTGATCGCACAGTGTCGATAA
- a CDS encoding glucose 1-dehydrogenase: protein MGRVDGKVALISGGARGMGAADARALVAEGAKVVIGDILDDDGKKLADELGEAARYVHLDVTAPDEWAAAVSTAVDDFGKLNVLVNNAGIVALGQLGQFNVDKWNKVIDVNLNGTFHGIQAVVEPMKAAGGGSIINVSSIEGLRGAVMVHPYVASKWAVRGLTKSAALELASQNIRVNSIHPGFIRTPMTKHFPDDMVTVPLGRPGSADEVAHFVVFLASDESSYSTGSEFVMDGGLINDVPHKF from the coding sequence ATGGGACGCGTAGACGGAAAAGTAGCTTTGATCAGCGGCGGCGCTCGGGGGATGGGCGCGGCTGATGCCCGCGCACTGGTCGCCGAGGGCGCCAAAGTGGTGATCGGCGACATTCTCGACGATGACGGCAAGAAGCTCGCCGACGAACTCGGCGAAGCCGCGCGTTACGTCCACCTCGATGTCACTGCGCCCGACGAGTGGGCCGCTGCGGTGTCCACCGCGGTCGACGACTTCGGCAAGCTCAACGTGCTGGTCAACAACGCCGGCATTGTGGCGCTCGGCCAGCTGGGTCAGTTCAACGTGGACAAGTGGAACAAGGTCATCGACGTCAACCTCAATGGCACCTTCCACGGTATCCAGGCCGTTGTCGAGCCGATGAAGGCCGCGGGCGGCGGCTCGATCATCAACGTGTCGTCGATCGAGGGCCTGCGCGGCGCCGTCATGGTGCACCCATACGTCGCCTCGAAGTGGGCGGTGCGCGGCCTGACCAAATCCGCCGCCCTCGAACTCGCGTCGCAGAACATCCGGGTGAACTCGATCCACCCCGGCTTCATCCGCACCCCGATGACCAAGCATTTTCCAGACGACATGGTCACCGTCCCGCTCGGTCGCCCCGGGTCCGCCGACGAGGTCGCCCACTTCGTGGTGTTCCTGGCCAGCGACGAATCGTCGTATTCGACCGGGTCCGAGTTCGTCATGGACGGCGGCCTGATCAACGACGTACCGCACAAGTTCTAG
- a CDS encoding acyl-CoA dehydrogenase family protein, with amino-acid sequence MDFELDAAQDAWLAEVRDFLRANVTPALRSELAQHGQELTDGQVAAFRRRIGERGWFGLNWPAEYGGLGLGAVYQHLLMREFEYWGVPGPDLTVTSVAPMIMRHGTEQNKLEFLPPIARGELICAVGYSEPEAGTDLASLRTRAVRDGDEWVITGSKIWNSVANRATHEWLCVRTDPDAVRHRGISVIMVPTDLPGIDIRPLYAWSGYRTNETFFDEVRVPVGNLIGEENRGWTYITGALDLERGALTNAGDLRRALDELNELARRPRRDGAVPLHVAGLRRRLAQAEADVEVAMLMGYQAASLLDSGVIPTVEVSVEKVFSSELRQRIADLAIDVLGPDGLLAYLSPGAPEDGKFERLYRVSPLMRFGGGTNEVLRDVIAQRGHGMPSYGR; translated from the coding sequence GTGGATTTCGAACTGGACGCGGCGCAGGACGCCTGGCTGGCCGAGGTGCGTGACTTTCTGCGGGCCAACGTCACGCCGGCGCTGCGGTCCGAACTGGCCCAGCACGGCCAGGAATTGACCGACGGGCAAGTCGCGGCCTTCCGGCGCAGGATCGGCGAGCGGGGCTGGTTCGGGCTGAACTGGCCGGCGGAATACGGCGGTCTGGGACTCGGCGCGGTCTATCAGCATCTGCTGATGCGCGAGTTCGAGTATTGGGGCGTTCCGGGTCCGGACCTCACCGTCACATCCGTCGCGCCGATGATCATGCGGCACGGCACCGAACAGAACAAGCTCGAATTCCTTCCGCCGATCGCGAGGGGGGAGCTGATCTGCGCGGTCGGCTACTCCGAACCCGAGGCGGGCACCGATCTGGCCAGCTTGCGCACCAGGGCGGTGCGTGACGGCGATGAATGGGTGATCACCGGGTCCAAGATCTGGAACAGCGTCGCGAATCGGGCAACCCACGAATGGCTGTGTGTGCGAACCGATCCCGACGCCGTACGACACCGGGGTATCTCGGTGATCATGGTTCCGACCGACCTGCCCGGTATTGACATCCGTCCGCTCTACGCTTGGTCGGGATATCGCACCAACGAGACCTTCTTCGACGAGGTGCGGGTGCCTGTCGGCAACTTGATCGGGGAAGAGAACCGCGGCTGGACCTACATCACCGGGGCGCTGGATCTCGAGCGCGGCGCGCTGACGAATGCCGGCGATCTGCGCCGTGCGCTCGACGAGCTGAACGAGTTGGCCCGTCGGCCGCGACGAGACGGTGCGGTGCCATTGCACGTCGCCGGTTTACGCCGCCGACTGGCTCAGGCTGAGGCAGATGTCGAGGTGGCCATGCTGATGGGGTATCAGGCGGCCTCGTTGCTGGACAGCGGGGTGATCCCCACCGTCGAGGTCAGCGTCGAGAAGGTATTCAGCAGCGAATTACGCCAGCGGATCGCCGATTTGGCCATCGACGTGCTGGGCCCCGACGGCCTGCTGGCCTACCTCAGTCCCGGCGCGCCCGAGGACGGGAAATTCGAACGGCTCTACCGGGTGTCGCCACTGATGCGGTTCGGCGGCGGCACCAACGAGGTGTTGCGCGACGTGATAGCGCAGCGCGGCCACGGCATGCCTTCGTACGGACGCTGA
- a CDS encoding acyl-CoA dehydrogenase family protein, giving the protein MKLLPDQDERDLATMLSALFAAECPISLVRQLREAEPRSMPARLWRSLADAGVFGLSLPQQYGGAGGSLSDVGIFCVEAGRGLCPTIVHGTVQAALAIQLLGGADQHSAWLPTLADGNISATTCLSDMRNAAVTASTLRAGSQAWGGGWRLSGAVDFVMDADVADHLVVCAAAEGERVIAFVVPLAAAGLWIEPLRLMGGHRAFHIAFDDVEVSDPNAVLAGADDAGLAEHDLRRVANAAVALLSLDLVGVGEAVLQRTVDYTMARKQFGRPIASFQAAQHLVANMHIALAAARLAAQSAVFQIDRGHTATRETAIARMHAATAAKLITLDAHQLHGGMGYVVETDLHLFSERARVLSTLGGGADVAATWLEDEA; this is encoded by the coding sequence ATGAAACTGCTACCCGATCAGGACGAGCGCGACCTGGCAACGATGTTGTCCGCGCTGTTTGCCGCCGAATGCCCGATCAGCCTGGTCCGCCAACTCCGCGAGGCCGAACCGCGGTCGATGCCGGCCCGCCTGTGGAGGTCGCTGGCAGACGCCGGCGTGTTCGGGCTGTCGCTGCCACAGCAATATGGGGGCGCCGGCGGCTCGCTGTCCGACGTCGGGATCTTCTGCGTCGAGGCGGGCCGTGGCCTGTGCCCGACAATCGTGCACGGCACGGTGCAGGCCGCGCTGGCCATCCAGTTGCTCGGCGGAGCCGATCAGCACTCGGCGTGGTTGCCGACACTGGCTGACGGAAACATCAGTGCCACAACGTGTTTGTCGGATATGCGCAATGCGGCGGTGACCGCGTCGACGCTTCGCGCGGGGTCGCAGGCCTGGGGCGGCGGCTGGCGGCTCAGCGGCGCCGTCGATTTCGTCATGGATGCCGACGTGGCTGATCACCTCGTGGTGTGCGCAGCCGCGGAGGGGGAGCGGGTCATCGCGTTCGTCGTGCCGCTGGCCGCCGCAGGGCTGTGGATCGAGCCGCTGCGGTTGATGGGCGGGCACCGCGCATTCCACATCGCGTTCGACGATGTCGAGGTGTCTGACCCCAACGCGGTGCTGGCCGGGGCCGACGATGCGGGTCTGGCCGAACACGATCTGCGCCGGGTGGCCAACGCCGCTGTGGCGCTGCTGTCGCTGGACCTGGTCGGCGTCGGCGAAGCCGTACTGCAGCGCACGGTCGATTACACGATGGCGCGCAAGCAATTCGGCCGCCCGATCGCGTCATTTCAAGCCGCGCAACACCTGGTGGCGAACATGCACATCGCGCTGGCCGCGGCACGGCTGGCCGCTCAGTCGGCGGTGTTCCAGATCGACAGGGGCCACACCGCCACCCGTGAGACCGCGATTGCCCGAATGCATGCGGCGACCGCGGCGAAACTCATCACCCTCGACGCGCATCAGTTGCATGGTGGCATGGGCTATGTGGTCGAAACCGACCTGCATTTGTTCTCCGAGCGGGCCCGGGTGTTGTCGACGCTGGGCGGCGGCGCGGACGTCGCGGCGACCTGGCTGGAGGACGAAGCGTGA